One Peptostreptococcus equinus genomic window carries:
- a CDS encoding phage/plasmid primase, P4 family produces the protein MRKFHISTANCIGDSSNCIYPNNTEVANRDSFIKAISFDHVCGIFKGSYRSKDNFILSDCIPMDCDNDHSDDEKDWVTPFDVAMAFPNVCFYASYSRNHMKGKAGKSARPRFHVYFPIEEVMYADEYADYKVQIQSEFPYFDDNALDAARFLYGTSNPEVDLYEGKFSIIDFLQEDAFAKLDDKVIESGSRNNTMSHIAGKLIKRFGATDESYKKFMEQADRCDPPLSDGELSTIWNSAKKFGDKVSNQEGYIPPDKYNLVLSLMPEDLSDVGQATVLAREYEDKLRYSPATDFLVYNGSFWEESQPNAQAVAQELTSRQLEEAEIEIQKTIVEMNSNGAWALIVAMGPKKASSQFNNEQARSFEKYELAEMYRKYAIKRRDTKYISAALKEVRPMVQVEQSMLDANEFMLNTPNETINLVTGEQLEHKAEDYITKQTTVSPCEEGKDIWLDALNTFFVDDIELISYVQKIVGLASIGKVYVEALIIAYGEGRNGKSTFWNVVSKVLGTYSGNMSADMLTVGCRRNVKPELAEAKGKRLLIAAELEEGMRMNTSNVKQLCSTDEIFAEKKFKSPFSYVPSHTLVLYTNHLPRVGAVDKGTWRRLIVIPFDAKIEGQNDIKNYTEYLFENAGGAILSWIIEGAKQVINDEYHIDPPKRVQDAILAYKENNDWMKHFLDDCCEIDATFTEKSGELYTAYRAYCLRTGEFTRSAGDFYSVLEIENFQKKKTKKGIIVHGLRLKSEFED, from the coding sequence ATGCGTAAATTTCATATAAGCACCGCAAACTGCATAGGGGACAGTAGTAACTGTATTTATCCTAATAATACTGAGGTCGCTAACAGGGATAGCTTTATAAAGGCTATCTCTTTTGACCATGTTTGCGGAATTTTTAAAGGGAGTTACAGGAGTAAAGATAATTTCATCTTGTCAGACTGTATCCCAATGGACTGTGATAATGACCATTCCGATGATGAAAAAGATTGGGTAACTCCATTTGATGTAGCTATGGCTTTTCCTAATGTCTGCTTTTATGCTTCGTATAGTAGAAACCATATGAAGGGCAAAGCTGGTAAGTCAGCAAGGCCAAGATTTCATGTGTACTTTCCAATAGAAGAGGTCATGTATGCAGATGAATATGCTGATTACAAGGTGCAAATCCAATCTGAATTTCCATACTTTGATGATAACGCTTTGGATGCTGCAAGGTTTCTTTACGGAACATCAAATCCGGAAGTGGATCTTTATGAAGGAAAGTTTTCTATTATTGACTTTCTACAAGAAGATGCATTTGCAAAACTAGACGATAAGGTCATAGAGAGTGGTAGTAGAAATAATACCATGAGTCATATTGCTGGAAAGCTTATAAAAAGGTTTGGTGCAACCGATGAATCTTATAAAAAGTTTATGGAGCAAGCAGATAGGTGTGATCCACCACTATCAGATGGTGAACTTTCTACGATTTGGAATAGTGCTAAAAAATTTGGGGATAAGGTATCAAATCAAGAAGGCTATATTCCACCAGACAAATATAACCTTGTACTAAGTCTTATGCCGGAAGATTTATCCGACGTAGGTCAGGCAACAGTACTTGCTAGGGAATATGAAGATAAACTTCGCTATTCACCAGCTACTGATTTTCTTGTGTATAACGGTAGTTTTTGGGAGGAGTCTCAACCGAATGCGCAAGCAGTAGCACAGGAGTTAACATCAAGACAACTAGAAGAGGCAGAGATTGAAATTCAGAAAACAATCGTTGAGATGAACAGTAACGGTGCATGGGCATTAATTGTTGCAATGGGTCCAAAGAAAGCAAGTTCTCAGTTTAATAATGAGCAGGCTAGGTCTTTTGAAAAATATGAGCTGGCAGAAATGTATCGTAAGTATGCTATCAAAAGACGTGACACAAAATATATCTCCGCAGCACTTAAGGAAGTTAGACCAATGGTGCAAGTGGAGCAGTCCATGCTTGATGCAAATGAATTCATGTTAAATACGCCAAATGAAACGATAAATCTTGTAACAGGAGAACAATTAGAACATAAGGCAGAAGACTATATTACGAAACAAACAACTGTATCTCCATGTGAAGAAGGCAAGGATATATGGCTTGATGCCCTTAATACATTTTTTGTTGATGATATCGAGCTTATTTCTTATGTTCAAAAGATAGTAGGGCTTGCATCGATCGGAAAAGTCTATGTAGAGGCACTTATTATAGCCTATGGAGAAGGACGAAATGGCAAGTCTACCTTTTGGAATGTAGTATCTAAGGTTCTTGGAACATATAGCGGTAATATGTCTGCAGATATGCTTACAGTTGGTTGTAGGAGAAATGTAAAACCAGAGCTAGCTGAGGCAAAAGGCAAAAGACTTTTAATTGCAGCAGAACTTGAAGAGGGAATGCGTATGAATACATCTAATGTAAAACAGCTTTGTTCCACTGATGAGATTTTTGCTGAAAAGAAGTTCAAGTCCCCTTTTAGCTATGTACCAAGCCATACCCTTGTCTTATATACAAATCATCTACCAAGGGTAGGTGCTGTTGATAAAGGAACCTGGCGTAGGCTCATTGTTATTCCATTTGATGCCAAAATTGAAGGTCAAAATGATATTAAAAATTATACGGAGTACCTATTTGAAAATGCAGGTGGAGCTATTCTTTCTTGGATTATTGAAGGGGCAAAACAGGTAATCAATGATGAGTATCATATTGATCCGCCAAAGAGGGTTCAAGATGCCATTTTAGCCTATAAGGAAAATAACGACTGGATGAAACATTTTCTAGATGATTGCTGTGAAATTGATGCTACCTTTACGGAAAAAAGTGGGGAGCTTTATACGGCTTATCGTGCCTATTGTCTTCGTACGGGCGAGTTTACCAGAAGTGCCGGTGATTTTTATTCTGTTTTAGAAATTGAAAATTTTCAAAAGAAAAAGACTAAAAAAGGCATTATAGTCCATGGATTGCGCCTAAAATCGGAGTTTGAGGATTAA
- a CDS encoding DUF4406 domain-containing protein — protein sequence MGKSNARVLTEKDKAFKPLVYICAPFSGDKEKNIKAAVGYAKYAYENNAIPLTPHFLFPFMDDGDLKEREDALFMDSILLGKCQEVWVFGDKITDGMATELGIAKRRRQKIRYFSGEVKENA from the coding sequence ATGGGGAAATCTAATGCAAGAGTGCTAACAGAAAAGGATAAAGCCTTTAAACCACTAGTATATATCTGTGCTCCATTTAGTGGTGATAAAGAAAAAAATATAAAGGCTGCAGTAGGATATGCCAAGTATGCCTATGAAAATAATGCCATTCCTCTTACGCCTCATTTCCTATTTCCATTTATGGATGATGGGGATTTAAAAGAGAGAGAAGACGCACTTTTTATGGATAGTATTCTTCTCGGTAAATGCCAAGAGGTCTGGGTCTTCGGTGACAAGATAACAGATGGAATGGCAACAGAACTTGGAATCGCAAAAAGAAGAAGACAAAAGATTAGGTACTTTAGCGGGGAGGTGAAAGAAAATGCGTAA
- a CDS encoding phage antirepressor KilAC domain-containing protein, translated as MDELIRINYDRKTPTVNGRDLHDALKIGTPYDKWFPRMCDYGFVEGKDFSTFLSESTGGRPATNHQLTIDMAKQLCMIQRTDIGRKFRQYFIKVEEAWNSPEAVMARALQFANHQLEVLKQQNLELIDTVAVQNQQILEMKPKASYYDVVLNCKDLLSMRAIAKDYGKSAQWMNNLLHELGIQFKQSDIWLLYQRYADKGYTSTKTHNYLGNDGEYHSRVHTYWTQKGRLFIYELMKQNGVYPLIEQEDCNGEI; from the coding sequence ATGGACGAATTAATCAGAATCAATTATGACAGAAAAACCCCAACAGTAAACGGACGTGATTTGCACGATGCTTTAAAAATAGGAACACCATATGACAAATGGTTTCCAAGAATGTGTGATTACGGATTTGTTGAGGGCAAAGACTTTTCGACATTTTTGTCGGAAAGTACAGGTGGCAGACCTGCAACCAATCATCAGCTTACTATAGATATGGCAAAACAGCTATGCATGATTCAGCGTACTGATATTGGTAGGAAGTTCCGTCAGTATTTTATTAAGGTGGAGGAAGCATGGAACTCACCGGAAGCTGTGATGGCAAGAGCCTTGCAGTTTGCAAACCATCAGCTAGAAGTTCTAAAACAGCAAAACCTAGAACTCATAGATACGGTTGCTGTACAAAATCAGCAGATTTTGGAGATGAAGCCAAAGGCAAGTTACTATGATGTGGTTCTTAATTGTAAAGATTTGCTTTCTATGAGAGCAATTGCAAAAGACTATGGGAAGTCAGCTCAGTGGATGAACAATTTACTGCATGAGCTTGGAATTCAGTTTAAGCAATCGGACATTTGGCTTTTGTACCAAAGGTATGCAGATAAGGGATATACCAGTACAAAAACACATAACTATCTGGGAAATGATGGAGAGTATCACTCAAGAGTTCATACTTACTGGACACAAAAAGGGAGACTTTTCATTTATGAACTTATGAAACAAAACGGAGTGTATCCACTTATTGAACAGGAGGATTGTAATGGGGAAATCTAA
- a CDS encoding DNA polymerase encodes MKSISMDIETFSSVDLRKAGVYKYAESDDFEILLFAYSVDGNDIKVIDLAKGENIPKEILAALTDDSITKWAFNAQFERICLSRYLRYKRIKLDNFYDNRESNDMFLNPVSWKCTMIWSATLGLPLSLEGVGAVLGLDKQKLSEGKNLINYFCKPCSPTKTNGKRTRNRYFHDKEKWEMFKSYNKRDVEVEVGIQAKLSKFPVSNEVWDEFYLDQEINDRGIAIDPMLVDSAIQLDTQVKENLMERLSDITGLENPNSVLQMKGWLSKNGLEMESLGKKEVAKEIKTAPDELVEVLRLRQQLSKSSVKKYTAMKNSACNDKRERGMFRFYGANRTGRFAGRLVQLQNLPQNHLPDLAEARSLVKQKNVQALEMLYEDIPDTLSQLIRTAFVPQDNHKFIVADFSAIEARVLAWLAGEKWRMKVFEDGKDIYCSSASQMFGVPVEKHGINGQLRQKGKIAELALGYGGSVGALKAMGALEMGLEEDELQPLIDAWRNSNPMVTSLWWEVDKAVKNCIKERITTETRGIKFSYKSGFLFITLPSGRKLAYVKPRIGENMFGGESVTYEGVGSTKKWERLESYGPKFVENIIQAISRDILVYAMKNLRTYRIVAHVHDEIIIEAGKDVSLDSICEIMGRTPPWAKGLLLRADGYECEFYKKD; translated from the coding sequence TTGAAATCTATTAGTATGGATATAGAAACATTTAGCAGTGTGGATTTAAGAAAAGCAGGCGTATATAAATATGCTGAGTCAGATGATTTTGAAATTCTACTGTTTGCTTACAGTGTGGATGGAAACGACATCAAAGTTATAGATTTGGCGAAAGGTGAGAATATACCTAAGGAAATTTTAGCTGCACTCACAGATGATAGCATCACAAAATGGGCATTTAACGCACAATTTGAAAGGATATGTTTATCAAGATATTTAAGATATAAGAGAATAAAACTGGATAATTTTTATGATAATCGTGAATCTAATGACATGTTCTTAAATCCTGTTTCTTGGAAATGTACGATGATTTGGTCTGCCACACTTGGACTTCCACTATCTCTTGAAGGTGTAGGAGCTGTACTTGGGCTTGATAAGCAAAAGTTAAGTGAAGGTAAAAACCTCATCAATTACTTTTGTAAGCCATGCAGTCCGACAAAGACTAACGGCAAAAGAACTAGAAACAGATATTTTCATGATAAAGAAAAGTGGGAAATGTTCAAATCATACAATAAGCGGGATGTTGAAGTAGAGGTGGGAATTCAAGCAAAACTTTCAAAGTTTCCTGTATCAAATGAAGTATGGGACGAGTTTTATCTCGACCAAGAAATCAACGATAGGGGGATAGCTATTGATCCTATGCTTGTCGATTCCGCAATTCAGCTAGACACACAGGTTAAAGAAAATCTTATGGAAAGACTATCTGATATAACTGGACTTGAAAATCCAAACTCTGTACTTCAAATGAAAGGCTGGTTATCTAAAAACGGACTTGAAATGGAATCTCTAGGTAAAAAGGAGGTGGCAAAAGAGATAAAGACAGCACCGGATGAATTAGTCGAGGTTTTACGTTTAAGGCAGCAACTATCTAAGTCATCAGTAAAAAAGTATACAGCTATGAAAAATTCTGCGTGTAATGACAAAAGAGAAAGAGGTATGTTTCGTTTCTATGGGGCAAACCGAACAGGTAGGTTTGCAGGAAGGCTGGTTCAGCTTCAAAATCTGCCACAAAACCATCTACCTGATTTAGCGGAGGCTAGGAGTTTAGTAAAGCAGAAAAATGTTCAGGCTCTTGAAATGCTGTATGAAGATATCCCAGATACTTTATCCCAGCTTATAAGGACAGCCTTTGTTCCACAGGATAATCATAAATTTATAGTAGCAGATTTTTCAGCGATTGAAGCAAGAGTTCTTGCATGGCTTGCAGGTGAAAAATGGAGAATGAAAGTCTTTGAAGATGGGAAAGACATCTATTGCTCATCAGCCAGTCAGATGTTTGGAGTTCCGGTTGAAAAGCATGGGATAAACGGACAGTTAAGGCAGAAAGGGAAAATTGCAGAATTAGCACTTGGATACGGGGGATCAGTTGGAGCATTAAAAGCTATGGGAGCTCTTGAGATGGGGCTAGAAGAAGATGAACTTCAGCCACTTATAGATGCTTGGAGAAACTCTAATCCCATGGTAACTAGCCTTTGGTGGGAGGTAGACAAGGCAGTAAAAAACTGTATTAAAGAAAGGATTACTACTGAAACTAGAGGCATAAAATTTAGTTATAAAAGCGGATTTCTTTTTATTACACTTCCTTCCGGAAGAAAACTTGCCTATGTAAAACCAAGAATAGGTGAGAATATGTTCGGAGGAGAGTCTGTTACCTATGAAGGAGTGGGAAGCACAAAAAAGTGGGAAAGGCTAGAAAGCTATGGTCCAAAGTTTGTGGAAAATATAATTCAAGCTATTTCAAGAGATATATTGGTTTATGCTATGAAAAATTTGAGAACTTACAGGATTGTTGCCCATGTACACGATGAAATTATTATAGAGGCGGGTAAAGATGTAAGCCTTGATTCTATCTGTGAAATTATGGGAAGAACTCCGCCTTGGGCAAAAGGGTTACTTTTAAGGGCGGATGGATACGAATGTGAATTTTATAAAAAAGATTAA
- a CDS encoding DUF2815 family protein: MTMNKTKVITGKDTRLSYFNGWEPKSINGGPERYSVSVLIPKDDTETLEQIEKAIDAAIEEGIGKFGGKKPNKKAIKLPLRDGDTERDDEAYKGHYFINANSVTPPQIVDKAVKPILDRNEVYSGCYARVSLNFYAFNSNGNKGVACGLGNIQKIRDGEMLGGRTNATDDFTSLEDDDFLA, translated from the coding sequence ATGACAATGAACAAAACAAAGGTAATTACAGGTAAAGATACAAGACTTTCATACTTTAATGGTTGGGAGCCTAAATCAATAAATGGAGGTCCTGAAAGATATAGTGTGTCTGTATTAATTCCAAAGGACGATACAGAAACTTTAGAGCAGATTGAAAAGGCAATTGATGCTGCAATCGAAGAAGGTATTGGTAAATTTGGAGGTAAAAAGCCAAATAAAAAAGCAATTAAGCTTCCACTTAGAGATGGTGATACCGAGCGTGATGATGAGGCATATAAAGGGCATTATTTCATCAATGCTAACAGTGTGACACCACCACAGATTGTTGACAAGGCTGTAAAACCTATTTTGGATCGTAATGAAGTATATTCAGGTTGTTATGCTAGGGTGTCTCTGAACTTTTATGCCTTTAATTCTAATGGAAATAAAGGAGTTGCTTGTGGACTTGGTAACATCCAAAAAATCAGAGATGGTGAGATGCTTGGTGGAAGAACAAATGCAACGGATGATTTTACAAGTCTTGAAGATGATGATTTCTTAGCTTAG
- a CDS encoding DUF2800 domain-containing protein, producing the protein MLEQEFENKTSEAAEEGTAAHAFCEHKLRKSLKLRSKRPISDYDSDEMQECTDAYVDFVNEQLEIAKQHCKDPLILVEERVDFSRYVPDGFGTADCLIISDDELHIVDFKYGQGILVDAFDNPQMKCYALGALETYGNLYDITNVCMSIFQPRRENVSTWKTTVKELRDWAENVLKPKAELALKGEGEYRCGEWCRFCRAAVRCRVRAEEKLRLAEDEFKLPPLISDAEIEEILKVIPDLTKWAADIQNYALDMSVNHGKEWSGFKVVEGRSVRKYKDENAVIEKAKENGYTDIFKSSLITLTEMQKLMGKKKFEELLGDLIIKPKGKPTLVPIADKRPAIKLEDVKNEFNEITEEN; encoded by the coding sequence ATGCTCGAGCAAGAATTTGAAAATAAGACATCCGAGGCAGCAGAAGAAGGAACAGCAGCACACGCTTTTTGTGAACACAAACTTCGTAAATCCTTAAAACTTAGAAGTAAAAGACCTATATCTGATTACGATAGTGATGAAATGCAGGAATGCACCGATGCTTATGTGGATTTTGTAAATGAACAGCTGGAAATTGCAAAACAGCATTGTAAGGATCCTCTTATCCTCGTAGAAGAAAGAGTTGACTTTTCCAGATATGTACCGGACGGTTTTGGAACAGCAGATTGCTTGATAATTTCAGATGATGAACTTCACATAGTTGATTTCAAATACGGACAAGGCATTTTAGTAGATGCATTTGATAATCCTCAGATGAAATGCTATGCACTTGGAGCACTTGAAACTTATGGTAACCTTTATGACATTACAAATGTATGCATGAGCATTTTTCAGCCAAGAAGAGAGAATGTTTCAACATGGAAAACTACAGTAAAGGAACTAAGAGACTGGGCTGAGAATGTATTAAAACCTAAAGCTGAATTAGCTCTTAAAGGGGAAGGTGAATACAGGTGTGGAGAATGGTGCAGATTTTGCAGGGCAGCAGTTCGTTGCAGAGTAAGAGCAGAAGAAAAGCTAAGGCTCGCAGAAGATGAATTTAAGTTGCCACCACTCATAAGTGATGCAGAAATTGAAGAAATCCTAAAGGTGATACCGGATTTAACTAAATGGGCAGCAGACATTCAAAATTATGCTCTCGATATGTCAGTAAATCATGGCAAAGAGTGGTCTGGATTTAAGGTTGTAGAGGGTAGATCGGTTAGAAAGTATAAGGATGAAAATGCTGTTATAGAGAAAGCAAAAGAAAATGGCTATACAGATATTTTCAAATCCAGTCTCATTACTCTAACGGAAATGCAGAAACTGATGGGGAAGAAGAAATTTGAAGAACTTTTGGGTGATTTAATTATAAAGCCAAAAGGAAAGCCGACACTTGTACCTATAGCAGATAAGAGACCGGCTATTAAGCTAGAAGATGTTAAAAATGAATTTAATGAAATAACGGAGGAAAACTAA
- a CDS encoding rRNA biogenesis protein rrp5, which translates to MDKKLILDVAEQMRKLADSIEALANEENIKPIESEEKAISLEDVRAVLAKISQHGLAGEVKKLIEKYDGTKLSDVDPKNYQNLLEDAKEIKVE; encoded by the coding sequence ATGGACAAAAAATTAATACTTGATGTCGCAGAGCAAATGCGAAAACTTGCAGATTCGATTGAGGCTTTAGCAAATGAAGAAAATATTAAACCGATTGAAAGTGAAGAAAAAGCTATATCACTTGAAGATGTAAGGGCAGTGCTTGCAAAAATCAGTCAACATGGTTTAGCGGGCGAAGTTAAAAAGCTGATTGAAAAATATGATGGCACGAAACTATCAGATGTAGACCCTAAAAATTACCAAAATTTATTAGAAGATGCAAAGGAGATAAAAGTTGAGTAA
- a CDS encoding sigma-70 family RNA polymerase sigma factor, with protein MTRKFKTAEKNRVNYVYYTADGKKIVINPGENDVTEEMITLLHTYDDEEVDADRREDYHVPVRFEGYSDDEGSELESRNSYLADTSADPLEKLMDAIKEEELEIKISNLKSALYTLTEKQQETIYKKFFKNMTNTAIAIEDGVSEAAIRNRLEKIYKNLQKKI; from the coding sequence ATGACTAGAAAATTTAAAACAGCGGAGAAGAATCGTGTTAACTATGTGTATTACACAGCAGATGGGAAAAAAATTGTAATAAATCCAGGGGAAAATGATGTAACGGAAGAAATGATTACACTCCTTCATACTTATGATGATGAGGAAGTGGATGCAGATCGTAGAGAGGATTACCATGTACCTGTTCGTTTTGAGGGGTATTCAGATGATGAGGGTTCAGAGCTTGAAAGCAGAAACTCATATCTTGCTGACACATCAGCAGATCCGCTTGAAAAACTGATGGATGCTATTAAAGAGGAAGAACTGGAAATAAAGATCAGTAATCTTAAGTCAGCTTTATATACACTTACAGAAAAACAGCAAGAAACAATATATAAAAAATTTTTCAAAAATATGACCAATACTGCTATTGCCATTGAAGATGGAGTATCAGAAGCAGCCATTAGAAATAGGCTGGAAAAAATATATAAAAATCTGCAAAAAAAGATTTAA
- a CDS encoding ABC-three component system protein has translation MLFTELMHSIHPHLIKDADVPSFTRNIIQMLCDIPEEDWYTKKDPSSDKSYRDESLRKYHNRGISKKLAKAMLGRLTEDNFIDSIHDPNRSDIVLSGLASDISPFCPDNDVNESNVGEVLFDLFHKSLQFVVNPELENDRKIASATSLSASLKGTFGSGLLDDCKCTCSMPLCGKYLQTINGLNQSVNNYEIIKIDEKSNSKYENLIAVCHDCFQAYTLKHTTKECKALKSVKKLQSDSRISRNTLDEISINKGIALVIENLTKAKPKDFLPLNYDPVNVPEKIDENTNYFLMTEVMQNVIRYYPFIDNTMKTLSKNNTYSDDFVRAQIKESYKKLESKNLVQEQIYQELANGIQRITKQDIRYCYIVVSYFVQSCKVFHAITK, from the coding sequence ATGTTATTTACAGAACTAATGCATTCAATTCATCCTCATTTAATAAAGGATGCTGATGTACCTTCTTTTACTAGAAATATCATTCAAATGCTTTGTGATATTCCAGAAGAAGATTGGTACACAAAAAAAGACCCATCATCTGATAAAAGTTACAGAGATGAGTCTTTAAGAAAATATCATAATAGAGGCATATCAAAAAAACTTGCTAAGGCAATGTTAGGAAGACTTACAGAGGATAATTTTATTGATTCTATCCATGACCCTAACAGAAGCGATATTGTTCTTAGTGGATTAGCAAGTGATATTTCCCCTTTCTGCCCAGACAATGATGTCAATGAATCTAATGTTGGCGAAGTCCTATTTGATTTATTTCATAAATCACTGCAGTTTGTTGTAAATCCAGAACTAGAAAATGATAGAAAAATAGCAAGTGCTACATCTTTATCTGCCTCTCTAAAAGGTACATTCGGTAGTGGTCTTCTTGACGATTGTAAATGCACTTGTTCTATGCCTTTATGCGGAAAGTATCTGCAGACTATAAATGGTCTCAACCAAAGTGTCAACAACTACGAAATTATAAAAATTGATGAAAAATCAAACTCTAAATATGAAAATTTGATTGCTGTATGTCATGACTGTTTTCAGGCATACACACTTAAACATACAACCAAAGAATGTAAAGCACTAAAATCTGTTAAGAAACTACAGTCTGACTCTAGGATTTCCAGAAACACCCTAGATGAAATATCTATAAATAAGGGGATTGCCTTAGTGATAGAGAATTTAACAAAAGCCAAACCTAAAGATTTTCTTCCACTTAATTATGATCCTGTAAATGTCCCTGAAAAAATAGATGAAAATACAAACTATTTTCTCATGACTGAAGTAATGCAAAATGTGATACGCTATTACCCTTTTATTGATAACACTATGAAAACACTTTCTAAAAACAATACATACAGTGATGATTTTGTTAGAGCTCAAATAAAAGAATCCTACAAAAAGTTAGAGAGTAAAAATCTAGTACAAGAGCAAATATATCAGGAATTAGCCAATGGAATTCAGCGTATAACAAAACAAGACATCAGATATTGTTATATTGTAGTTTCATATTTTGTACAATCTTGTAAGGTGTTTCATGCTATTACCAAATAA
- a CDS encoding ABC-three component system middle component 7 gives MLLPNKLFSYNDSILSKLPVILNNLSTPLSPKQLYYEINATITPIEFMEALDCLYALGKIDITTEGRLYIC, from the coding sequence ATGCTATTACCAAATAAACTATTTTCATATAACGACAGCATACTTTCAAAGCTACCAGTCATATTAAATAACTTATCTACCCCACTTTCTCCAAAACAGCTTTACTATGAAATTAATGCTACTATAACACCAATTGAATTTATGGAAGCTTTGGACTGTTTATATGCTTTGGGAAAGATAGATATTACTACGGAAGGGAGGTTATATATATGCTAA